A genome region from Alkalimarinus coralli includes the following:
- a CDS encoding ABC transporter permease has protein sequence MSRKPSINPITQRRIDNFKANRRGYYSLWVFLFLFLFTLFAEFVSNDKPLLVYYDGSVYIPIFNTYTETEFGGDFETEADYRDSYIQDLINDKGWMIWPLIRYSYKTINYDLPVPAPAPPSSENWLGTDDQGRDVVARLIYGFRISILFALSLTFLSTIVGVIVGATQGYYGGKVDLVGQRLIEIWSGLPVLYLLIILSSFVQPSFWWLLGIMLLFSWMGLVDVVRAEFLRARNFEYVRAARALGLSNRGIMFKHMLPNAMVATLTFMPFILTGAIGGLTSLDFLGFGMPLGSPSLGELIAQGKSNLHAPWLGISAFVVLSLMLTLLVFIGEAVRDAFDPKKA, from the coding sequence ATGAGTCGAAAGCCCTCAATAAACCCCATTACGCAAAGAAGAATTGATAATTTCAAAGCAAACCGAAGAGGCTATTATTCGCTTTGGGTATTTCTTTTTTTATTTTTGTTTACCCTTTTTGCAGAGTTCGTTTCGAACGACAAGCCTCTCCTGGTTTATTATGATGGCTCTGTATATATCCCCATTTTCAATACTTATACCGAAACCGAGTTTGGCGGCGACTTCGAAACTGAAGCCGATTATCGTGACAGCTATATTCAGGACTTAATAAATGACAAAGGCTGGATGATATGGCCCCTCATTCGCTACAGTTACAAAACCATCAACTACGATCTGCCCGTTCCTGCACCGGCGCCTCCATCTAGCGAAAACTGGCTCGGAACGGATGATCAGGGACGAGACGTTGTGGCACGTCTTATCTACGGTTTCAGAATTTCAATTCTGTTCGCACTCAGCCTTACCTTTCTCAGCACCATTGTTGGCGTTATTGTAGGCGCGACACAAGGCTATTATGGAGGAAAAGTAGACCTTGTTGGCCAGCGGCTCATCGAAATATGGTCAGGTTTACCAGTGCTGTATCTGTTAATTATTCTTTCCAGCTTTGTGCAACCCAGTTTCTGGTGGCTACTGGGAATTATGCTTCTTTTCAGTTGGATGGGGTTAGTCGACGTTGTAAGGGCTGAATTCCTAAGAGCCCGTAATTTTGAGTACGTGCGCGCAGCCAGAGCACTAGGGTTGAGCAATCGAGGGATTATGTTTAAGCATATGTTGCCCAATGCAATGGTCGCAACACTGACATTCATGCCATTTATACTAACCGGCGCTATTGGAGGGCTCACCTCATTAGACTTTCTAGGCTTTGGTATGCCCTTGGGCTCACCTTCTCTGGGGGAACTCATTGCTCAGGGCAAGTCGAACCTCCACGCACCATGGCTTGGAATATCGGCATTTGTGGTGCTATCGCTAATGTTAACGTTACTGGTGTTTATTGGCGAAGCGGTTCGGGACGCTTTTGACCCTAAAAAGGCATAA
- a CDS encoding ABC transporter ATP-binding protein translates to MDNHSLISVNNLHVSFSQNGQTINAVKGVSLEIKKGETLAIVGESGSGKSVTALSILKLLPYPKAFHPSGEIIYQNRDLLKCDEKSMRSIRGDKISMIFQEPMTSFNPLHTIEKQISETLLLHKGLTGKKARDRVIELLTLVGIPSPESRLSSYPHQLSGGQKQRVMIAMALANEPELLIADEPTTALDVTVQKQVLELLKELQTKLGMAILLITHDLNVVKHYADRVIVMHLGKVVEKGETQALFESPKADYTRTLIDADPTGTPEPVADDSPVLLSTDDLNIWFPLKKNFFGKTTSYFKAANNISISVRKGETLGIVGESGSGKTTLGLSLVKLLQSNGSINFKDHPVHTYNQQQFRPLRREIQIVFQDPYGSLSPRMSVQQIIEEGLVIHQLGDQDEREAKVIQALKDVELDPETRHRYPHEFSGGQRQRIAIARALVLQPELIILDEPTSALDRTVQSQVVELLRNIQQKYQISYLFISHDLAVVKALSHRVLVMKQGEVVEYGDCHQIFDNPDKVYTQSLIEASFYNAQEASR, encoded by the coding sequence ATGGATAATCATTCACTAATTTCAGTTAACAACTTACATGTTTCCTTTTCTCAAAATGGTCAAACCATTAATGCAGTAAAAGGTGTATCACTTGAGATTAAAAAAGGGGAAACGCTGGCCATTGTGGGTGAGAGTGGCTCCGGAAAATCAGTGACCGCTCTATCTATACTCAAGCTGTTGCCCTACCCGAAAGCATTTCACCCGAGTGGAGAGATCATCTACCAAAATAGAGACCTATTGAAGTGTGATGAAAAGTCGATGCGTTCAATCCGCGGCGATAAAATCAGTATGATTTTTCAAGAACCCATGACCTCTTTCAACCCCCTTCATACAATCGAAAAACAGATTAGTGAAACACTGTTGTTGCATAAAGGGTTAACTGGGAAAAAAGCACGAGATAGGGTTATAGAGCTGCTGACACTAGTCGGCATACCCTCCCCTGAATCCAGGCTCTCTTCATATCCACATCAACTATCTGGTGGCCAGAAACAAAGGGTGATGATTGCCATGGCGCTGGCAAACGAACCAGAGCTTTTAATCGCTGACGAACCCACTACGGCACTTGATGTGACCGTTCAAAAACAGGTTCTTGAGCTCCTTAAGGAACTTCAAACCAAATTGGGCATGGCTATATTGCTCATCACACACGACCTCAACGTCGTTAAGCATTATGCTGACCGGGTCATCGTCATGCACCTTGGCAAAGTCGTTGAAAAAGGAGAAACACAGGCGCTTTTCGAATCCCCTAAAGCTGACTATACCAGAACACTGATAGACGCAGATCCAACAGGAACACCAGAGCCCGTTGCAGATGACTCTCCTGTTTTGTTAAGCACTGACGATTTAAATATATGGTTCCCATTAAAAAAGAACTTTTTCGGTAAAACAACCTCATACTTTAAAGCCGCCAACAACATATCCATCTCCGTGCGTAAAGGGGAAACACTCGGCATTGTAGGAGAAAGCGGAAGCGGTAAAACAACACTCGGGCTTTCATTAGTCAAGCTCTTGCAAAGTAATGGCAGCATCAACTTTAAAGACCACCCGGTGCATACCTATAACCAACAGCAATTCCGACCTCTCAGACGCGAAATTCAAATTGTATTTCAAGACCCCTATGGCAGCTTAAGCCCAAGAATGTCAGTTCAGCAGATCATCGAAGAGGGCCTGGTGATACATCAACTAGGTGATCAGGACGAAAGAGAAGCTAAAGTCATACAGGCATTAAAGGATGTTGAGCTGGATCCCGAAACCCGCCATCGCTACCCCCACGAATTCTCGGGTGGCCAGCGACAGCGAATCGCCATTGCCAGAGCACTGGTGTTACAGCCCGAGCTAATTATTCTCGACGAGCCTACTTCTGCACTGGATAGAACCGTGCAATCTCAAGTAGTCGAGCTGCTTAGAAACATACAACAGAAATATCAGATAAGTTATCTATTTATAAGTCATGACTTGGCGGTAGTGAAAGCGCTAAGCCACCGGGTGCTGGTGATGAAGCAGGGAGAAGTCGTTGAGTATGGAGATTGTCATCAAATTTTCGATAATCCCGATAAAGTCTATACACAATCCCTGATTGAAGCTTCATTTTATAACGCTCAGGAAGCATCCAGGTAA
- a CDS encoding enoyl-ACP reductase FabI, whose translation MGLLTGKKALVVGIASKLSIATGIARALHEQGAELALTYQGDKLKKRVEGFAEEWGTDLVLPCDVTDDQQIEDLFSAIAEKWDGIDIIIHSVGFAPADQLDGNFVDITTREGFKIAHDISSYSFIALAKGGRELMKGRNGSLLTLTYLGAEKTLPNYNVMGLAKASLEANVRYMANSLGPEGTRVNAISAGPIRTLAASGIKSFRKMLSETEQRTPLRRNVTIEEVGNTAAFLTSDLASGITGEITYVDAGFNITAMGNLGD comes from the coding sequence ATGGGGTTATTAACAGGCAAAAAGGCATTAGTGGTAGGCATTGCAAGCAAGCTATCGATTGCTACCGGTATCGCCCGTGCGCTACATGAACAGGGTGCCGAGCTTGCGCTTACCTATCAAGGAGACAAACTTAAAAAGCGTGTTGAAGGGTTTGCAGAAGAATGGGGAACCGACTTGGTATTGCCTTGTGATGTGACGGACGATCAGCAAATAGAAGACCTTTTTTCCGCCATCGCCGAGAAATGGGATGGTATCGATATCATCATCCACTCCGTTGGCTTTGCTCCAGCAGATCAACTCGACGGCAACTTTGTTGATATCACGACCCGAGAAGGGTTCAAAATCGCGCATGATATCAGCTCCTATAGTTTTATCGCGCTGGCAAAAGGTGGCCGTGAACTCATGAAAGGGCGCAACGGCTCGCTATTAACCCTCACCTACCTGGGTGCCGAAAAAACACTGCCGAACTACAATGTTATGGGGCTGGCAAAAGCAAGCTTAGAAGCCAATGTCAGGTATATGGCGAACAGCCTTGGCCCGGAAGGTACTCGAGTTAATGCGATTTCAGCGGGCCCTATCAGAACGCTCGCGGCATCCGGTATCAAAAGTTTTCGGAAAATGCTCTCGGAAACCGAACAGCGAACCCCGCTTCGCCGGAACGTAACAATTGAAGAGGTCGGCAATACTGCGGCGTTTTTAACTTCTGACCTCGCAAGCGGCATTACAGGAGAGATTACCTATGTCGATGCGGGGTTTAATATTACAGCGATGGGAAACTTAGGCGATTAA
- a CDS encoding alpha/beta fold hydrolase, whose protein sequence is MKASPSFANSIGFAEIPYDDLTERYTNEYSKWADVNGLKIHYQDVGEGPTIVLVHGIMSSLQTWDDWVMELSKSYRVISLDVPGFGLTGAPEAIDDFNEDYLLNTFAKFIDVIELDNFSIAGNSLGGYIAAQYASDYPDRVDHLILLDPIAYPQEVPWVMDFATTPVISTIGNYFQPPVLVTMNVKQVYGDHQRIERRHMDRYVHMAQRSGAKASYIKIMEILKSRSTEEAPLPFAQIKAPTLIMWGEKDAWVPHELSQRWNEDIRNSQVVIYPGVGHMPMEEIPDKTVMDAIAFLNGEKVSQPAPISKGKAFSQPGATERQIEAVSN, encoded by the coding sequence ATGAAGGCCAGCCCGTCGTTTGCAAACTCGATTGGATTCGCTGAAATTCCATATGACGACCTCACCGAGCGTTATACCAATGAATATTCAAAATGGGCAGATGTTAACGGCCTTAAAATTCACTATCAGGACGTTGGAGAAGGCCCAACAATCGTTCTTGTACATGGTATCATGTCCTCCCTGCAAACCTGGGATGACTGGGTTATGGAGCTTAGCAAGTCTTACAGAGTCATCAGCCTTGATGTGCCAGGGTTTGGCTTAACCGGGGCCCCCGAAGCGATAGATGACTTCAATGAGGATTATCTACTGAACACGTTTGCGAAGTTTATCGATGTTATCGAACTGGATAACTTCTCAATAGCGGGCAACTCATTGGGCGGATACATTGCAGCCCAGTACGCATCAGATTACCCCGACAGAGTCGACCACTTGATTCTGCTCGATCCAATCGCATACCCTCAAGAGGTGCCTTGGGTAATGGATTTTGCAACCACTCCTGTAATTTCAACGATTGGCAATTACTTTCAGCCGCCTGTATTGGTAACCATGAATGTTAAGCAGGTTTATGGTGATCACCAGCGCATCGAGCGAAGGCATATGGATCGGTACGTCCATATGGCACAGCGCTCGGGGGCCAAAGCCTCTTATATAAAGATAATGGAAATTCTTAAAAGCCGAAGTACTGAAGAAGCACCACTGCCCTTTGCGCAAATAAAAGCACCCACTTTAATCATGTGGGGCGAGAAAGATGCCTGGGTTCCGCATGAATTATCTCAGCGCTGGAATGAGGACATAAGAAACAGCCAAGTGGTTATCTACCCGGGTGTTGGACATATGCCGATGGAGGAGATACCCGATAAGACCGTAATGGACGCAATCGCATTTCTCAATGGTGAAAAAGTGTCCCAACCCGCCCCCATATCAAAGGGTAAAGCGTTTAGTCAGCCAGGGGCGACTGAACGCCAGATAGAGGCAGTATCAAACTAA
- a CDS encoding bifunctional diguanylate cyclase/phosphodiesterase, translating into MKLRSKFLLFTLPMILLPLLIASSLSYVYLKGATHRLSIVQLESSLLQLGSDTHARLKLAVSNVSLFANADKLKAYVSLDQLSDSPALAGEVTYALTEFIKAFPNYSEIALFGKDGRLLESVSDVFEQHDFQARFIRQMIEARLDHHEGVWIPEQDGNIYYLIAHAIKRIDAGNQYIKNRSENIGYLFISVDMRFLHDLIKEGVQKQGIAYFLSNQLGEVVFTPVGANSSVEAESSEVLKKQIKQIISSRSSSINQYNGESGTYYGGYKRLIQDLYLVGMIAESDMVVSSAMFKTYVTWFLVVTMLISYILLRSQINSLITTPIDILRKLLVKFKKGEYDHDVSALGSEELTLLAEDFKDLSKGLSESTETVKTLAYYDSLTGLPNRITFNANLKKALNHCERTQSVLGLLFIDLDNFKTANDVYGHQAGDELLKETATRLESCLRGADVVSRKVETSSEWGNDIVVRLGGDEFTIILTDIEQAHQASMVAQRVVDVLSHPFEIAGAEINIGASIGIAMYPVDGTTADRLIKSADLAMYEAKQKGRNNYKFFTKALNEAVAKRLEIESLLRHAIEHDEFFLVYQPKVRLKDGEVVGFEALVRWNHPEMGVLLPAQFIPVAEDSGMVIDIGRLVIEKVCQQLGLWQNEGLGSTKIAINFSSLHLMKNGILEDIRETFSKHSQSLDNIEIELSEDALIADVNNGVELLNQLNMMGVESALDDFGAGCSSLVFLRKFPVKLIKIDRSYIENIETSLNDRDVLNAMIELAKALSFDVAIEGVETIEQLKIIQKMRCDYVQGFYFSEPLVAEELQFKYVIPSTRRNHTGS; encoded by the coding sequence TTGAAACTGAGATCGAAGTTCCTGCTATTTACATTGCCAATGATACTTTTGCCCTTGTTGATAGCAAGCTCTCTTTCTTACGTTTATTTAAAAGGCGCAACTCATCGCCTCTCTATCGTCCAGCTGGAATCATCCCTACTGCAATTGGGAAGTGACACCCACGCAAGGCTAAAATTAGCCGTCTCAAATGTTTCGCTTTTTGCTAATGCAGATAAGCTAAAAGCTTACGTCTCTTTAGATCAACTGAGTGATAGTCCTGCTTTAGCGGGAGAGGTCACCTATGCATTAACAGAGTTTATTAAAGCGTTCCCCAACTACTCGGAAATAGCGCTGTTTGGAAAAGATGGCCGGCTACTCGAAAGTGTAAGTGATGTGTTCGAACAGCATGATTTTCAAGCTCGGTTTATACGTCAAATGATTGAAGCAAGGCTCGATCACCATGAAGGGGTCTGGATTCCTGAGCAGGACGGTAATATATATTACCTCATAGCACATGCAATCAAGCGCATCGATGCGGGGAATCAATATATAAAAAACAGATCAGAAAATATTGGTTACTTGTTCATAAGTGTCGATATGCGCTTTCTCCATGACTTAATTAAAGAAGGCGTTCAAAAGCAGGGCATTGCCTACTTTCTAAGTAACCAGCTGGGTGAAGTAGTTTTCACACCCGTTGGTGCGAATAGCTCAGTAGAAGCCGAGTCGTCGGAGGTATTAAAGAAACAGATTAAACAAATTATCTCGTCCAGATCGAGTTCTATCAACCAATATAACGGTGAAAGCGGCACGTATTACGGTGGTTACAAGCGTCTTATACAGGATTTATATCTTGTGGGGATGATTGCCGAGAGCGATATGGTCGTTTCGTCTGCCATGTTTAAAACATACGTTACATGGTTTTTAGTCGTTACTATGTTGATTAGCTACATCTTATTGCGCAGTCAGATTAATAGCCTGATCACGACCCCGATTGATATCCTTCGAAAGTTGCTTGTTAAATTTAAAAAGGGGGAATATGACCACGACGTCAGTGCGTTGGGTTCTGAGGAACTGACATTGCTTGCAGAGGACTTTAAAGACCTGAGTAAAGGGTTGTCGGAAAGCACTGAAACAGTCAAAACCCTCGCATACTATGACTCTTTAACAGGGTTGCCAAACCGTATTACATTTAATGCCAATCTTAAAAAAGCGCTTAATCACTGCGAACGCACACAATCGGTTCTGGGATTACTGTTCATTGATTTGGATAACTTTAAGACAGCAAATGATGTTTATGGTCACCAGGCGGGTGATGAGCTACTTAAAGAAACGGCCACTCGGCTAGAGAGCTGCTTAAGAGGTGCAGATGTTGTTTCAAGGAAGGTCGAAACTTCATCCGAGTGGGGGAATGATATTGTTGTGCGCTTGGGTGGAGACGAATTCACGATAATTCTGACTGATATAGAACAGGCTCATCAGGCGTCGATGGTTGCCCAGCGAGTTGTGGACGTATTGTCGCACCCGTTTGAAATAGCAGGGGCAGAGATTAATATCGGAGCAAGTATTGGTATAGCGATGTACCCGGTTGATGGCACAACGGCTGATCGCCTGATTAAAAGTGCCGATCTTGCAATGTATGAAGCAAAGCAAAAAGGCCGCAACAACTATAAGTTTTTTACAAAAGCACTTAATGAGGCCGTTGCCAAGCGGTTGGAGATTGAGTCTTTACTACGACATGCGATTGAGCACGATGAGTTTTTTCTGGTTTATCAGCCTAAAGTGCGCCTAAAAGATGGAGAAGTTGTTGGGTTTGAGGCACTGGTGCGCTGGAACCACCCTGAAATGGGGGTGCTGTTACCAGCGCAATTTATACCTGTTGCAGAAGACTCCGGAATGGTTATCGACATTGGCCGGCTGGTCATCGAGAAAGTGTGTCAGCAACTTGGTTTGTGGCAAAACGAAGGCTTAGGCTCAACGAAAATTGCGATTAACTTTTCATCCTTGCATCTAATGAAAAATGGAATACTTGAAGATATTCGCGAGACGTTTAGTAAGCACAGCCAAAGCTTGGATAATATAGAAATCGAGCTGTCAGAAGATGCATTAATTGCCGATGTTAACAATGGCGTTGAGCTGTTAAACCAGCTGAACATGATGGGCGTTGAATCCGCACTCGATGACTTTGGGGCGGGCTGCTCATCATTAGTTTTCCTTCGCAAGTTTCCTGTTAAGCTGATTAAGATCGATAGATCATATATAGAGAATATAGAAACCAGCCTGAACGATAGGGATGTACTTAATGCGATGATAGAGTTAGCGAAAGCACTCTCTTTTGATGTGGCGATTGAAGGTGTAGAAACAATAGAACAGTTGAAAATTATTCAAAAGATGCGGTGCGACTATGTTCAGGGATTCTATTTTTCTGAGCCTTTAGTGGCAGAAGAGTTACAGTTCAAGTATGTGATTCCTTCCACTAGAAGGAATCACACTGGCAGTTAG
- a CDS encoding PilZ domain-containing protein — MKNFDINNLVADDERREESRITRTAMLYVETVSPSPGSSERPVVVACNTLDFSANGLQVQMDQALTAGAIHQMTLELPNSRDRFELTGEVRWVRVLSDGSGYIAGIMLFDSEGTEIIDWKLAIANWLND, encoded by the coding sequence GTGAAAAACTTTGATATAAACAATCTTGTTGCCGACGACGAAAGGCGTGAAGAGTCCAGAATCACACGAACAGCCATGCTCTATGTTGAAACGGTCTCTCCATCTCCAGGTAGCAGTGAACGGCCCGTTGTTGTTGCTTGCAATACGCTGGACTTCTCTGCCAATGGTTTGCAGGTGCAAATGGATCAGGCACTTACCGCAGGTGCGATCCATCAAATGACACTGGAGCTCCCTAATAGTCGTGATCGATTTGAATTGACCGGAGAGGTGCGCTGGGTTCGAGTGCTAAGTGATGGCTCAGGGTACATTGCAGGGATAATGTTATTTGATTCAGAAGGAACGGAAATTATTGACTGGAAGCTAGCGATTGCAAATTGGCTTAATGATTAA
- a CDS encoding DUF1631 family protein, which produces MSIGNITKALRIPELKYEINNNEETEEVISNICELLIQCAQGGSQLKGESSLIKVIGAQSETYGLSPRIYNSLFLCDRLADVFYRKANIDDQLKNVLSGWRFVLARIFIQYPTLLSSEDSPVLALIDEICASQIGWTPEPKRVSQAVIDRLGVVHEELLTVSSESPDLFDKLRLEWSEAQAKQDLRVAKLVERLVLTEQGAAKSRYASDFSLYTLDRLLKSHKLPVQIGEFISTSWQRVLRNALLKSVSDVDWQALVQLTEKIILVFSHSVSDKKESLYRMAEGVVDELAAEASHYDVVIKNDEWESIQQLLISVLQGAEIERVQAKMEKPALNFDSEYCPTVAEVQKLSGKWYLIKDESSTTRLKFSTYFEDSREILWLNHAGMKSMVMPYESFMSATKQGRIREIPACYLLSQVFTETLKGLGKVANAQHLARVKAKEKAEAEAERLKLEKQKAEELARLKEAEAAKLIKEQRLKAAEKKRLEQEKLTLKLISEMSLGSWISVFEANENQKYKLVVKINATDKLIFVDKMGLKKFEIKTPELMQRMISGDIELLSGGAEFDDTLSRVVGRLRVGK; this is translated from the coding sequence GTGTCAATCGGTAACATAACCAAAGCGTTGAGAATTCCAGAGTTAAAATATGAAATCAACAACAATGAGGAAACCGAAGAAGTCATATCAAATATCTGTGAACTTCTGATTCAATGCGCCCAAGGTGGGTCACAGCTAAAGGGCGAGTCATCGCTTATTAAAGTAATCGGCGCGCAAAGTGAAACCTATGGCCTGTCACCCCGTATTTATAATTCTCTTTTTTTGTGTGACAGGCTTGCTGATGTCTTTTATCGGAAGGCAAACATTGATGATCAACTAAAGAATGTACTGAGTGGCTGGAGGTTTGTATTAGCCAGGATTTTTATTCAATATCCCACACTGCTTAGCTCTGAAGATAGCCCTGTGTTAGCTCTGATTGATGAAATATGTGCCAGCCAGATCGGTTGGACACCGGAACCTAAACGAGTGAGTCAGGCCGTAATTGATCGTTTAGGCGTTGTTCATGAAGAGCTGCTTACAGTTAGCTCAGAATCACCAGACTTATTCGATAAGCTACGGCTTGAGTGGTCGGAAGCACAAGCGAAGCAAGACCTGCGTGTTGCTAAACTGGTTGAGCGGCTTGTCCTGACTGAACAGGGGGCTGCCAAATCCAGATATGCGTCTGATTTTAGCCTCTATACATTAGATCGTTTACTAAAATCGCATAAGCTCCCGGTGCAGATAGGAGAGTTTATTAGCACCAGCTGGCAACGGGTATTAAGAAATGCGCTTCTTAAAAGCGTATCTGATGTGGACTGGCAGGCGCTTGTGCAGCTGACGGAGAAAATAATTCTGGTCTTTTCTCATTCGGTCAGTGACAAAAAAGAGTCTTTGTACCGTATGGCAGAGGGTGTGGTAGATGAGCTGGCAGCCGAAGCCAGTCATTATGATGTTGTGATCAAAAATGATGAATGGGAGTCTATTCAGCAGCTGCTAATCTCTGTATTACAGGGGGCCGAGATTGAGCGTGTGCAAGCAAAAATGGAAAAGCCGGCCCTTAATTTTGATAGTGAGTATTGCCCAACGGTAGCCGAAGTTCAAAAATTATCGGGCAAGTGGTACCTGATCAAAGATGAGAGCAGCACTACGCGGCTCAAATTTTCAACATATTTTGAGGACTCAAGGGAAATCCTGTGGCTGAATCATGCAGGTATGAAGTCTATGGTTATGCCTTATGAATCATTTATGAGTGCCACAAAGCAAGGCCGTATACGAGAGATTCCGGCATGTTATTTATTGAGTCAGGTTTTCACTGAGACCCTGAAAGGGCTTGGCAAGGTTGCCAATGCTCAACATCTTGCGAGAGTAAAAGCGAAAGAAAAGGCTGAGGCAGAAGCAGAACGTTTGAAGCTTGAGAAGCAAAAAGCTGAAGAACTTGCTCGGTTGAAGGAGGCAGAAGCTGCTAAGCTGATAAAAGAGCAACGGCTGAAAGCAGCTGAAAAAAAACGCCTGGAGCAGGAGAAGCTCACACTAAAATTAATTTCTGAAATGTCGTTAGGGTCGTGGATATCGGTATTTGAGGCGAACGAAAACCAGAAATACAAACTTGTAGTCAAAATCAATGCAACAGATAAACTCATTTTTGTTGATAAAATGGGGCTTAAAAAGTTTGAAATTAAAACCCCCGAACTAATGCAGCGTATGATCTCAGGGGATATAGAACTGCTTAGTGGCGGGGCTGAGTTTGACGATACATTGTCCAGAGTTGTTGGGCGTCTAAGAGTGGGAAAATAA
- a CDS encoding 3-deoxy-7-phosphoheptulonate synthase, with protein MSISSLDNVNVASQEILITPDKLKQDIPLTELAEKTITEGRETINNILDRKDHRIFVVVGPCSIHDVEAAKEYAGRLKKLAEEVSDTLVLVMRVYFEKPRTTVGWKGLINDPHLDDSFEIEEGLHIGRQLLMDIAEIGLPTATEALDPISPQYLQDTITWSAIGARTTESQTHREMSSGLSVAIGFKNGTDGSLDVATNALNSVSHPHSFLGINPEGQVAIIRTKGNPYSHIVLRGGGGKPNYDSVSIALCEQQLEKSGLAKNIMVDCSHANSNKDANLQPLVVQDIAHQILEGNKSIVGLMIESNLNFGNQSIPKDLTELKYGVSVTDACIDWETTEKTLKDMRNKLKDVLPNR; from the coding sequence ATGAGCATTTCTTCTCTCGACAACGTCAATGTTGCCAGTCAGGAAATTTTAATTACACCTGACAAGTTAAAACAGGATATTCCATTAACTGAACTCGCTGAAAAAACAATCACCGAGGGCAGAGAAACAATCAACAACATATTGGATCGAAAAGACCATCGCATATTTGTAGTTGTTGGCCCTTGTTCAATACACGACGTTGAAGCCGCCAAAGAGTATGCTGGCCGCCTGAAAAAGTTAGCAGAAGAAGTCAGCGATACGTTAGTTCTTGTCATGAGAGTTTACTTTGAAAAGCCAAGAACAACAGTTGGCTGGAAAGGATTAATTAACGACCCTCATCTGGATGACTCCTTTGAAATAGAAGAAGGTTTGCATATAGGCCGCCAGTTGTTAATGGACATTGCTGAAATCGGGTTGCCAACGGCTACCGAAGCGCTAGACCCTATTTCACCGCAGTACTTGCAAGACACCATTACCTGGAGTGCAATTGGCGCTAGAACGACAGAGTCGCAGACTCACAGGGAGATGAGCAGTGGCTTGTCAGTTGCTATTGGGTTCAAAAACGGAACTGACGGTAGCTTGGATGTTGCTACGAATGCGCTTAACTCTGTTTCGCACCCCCATAGCTTCCTTGGAATCAACCCCGAGGGCCAAGTTGCTATCATTCGAACCAAGGGTAACCCATACTCACATATTGTGCTGCGCGGCGGTGGCGGTAAACCCAACTATGATTCGGTGAGCATCGCGTTATGCGAGCAACAGTTGGAGAAGTCGGGCCTGGCTAAAAATATCATGGTTGATTGTAGCCACGCAAACTCTAATAAAGACGCCAACCTGCAGCCTTTAGTTGTACAGGATATTGCTCACCAGATTCTCGAGGGTAATAAATCAATTGTTGGGCTTATGATCGAAAGCAACTTGAATTTTGGCAACCAGTCTATCCCAAAAGACCTGACTGAACTCAAGTATGGCGTGTCTGTTACTGATGCCTGCATTGATTGGGAAACAACGGAAAAGACGCTAAAAGATATGCGCAACAAGCTTAAAGACGTGTTGCCAAACAGATAG